From the genome of Candidatus Atribacteria bacterium:
GCAGTCATTAAGGACTCAAACGGAAATACAAAGATTGACTGGGATGGCGGCGATATTCAGTTCACTGTTCTCGGTTCTGGATATTCGGATTTTGATAAGGGTGCCATAGGTTCAGATTTAGGATATTTGGGTTCGGGATTTGATGATATTTCTGTGACTACGAATGAGGGCAGAGCAGAAGTAATTTTTGCTGCTTCTGGGTTTGAAATATCAGAGGGTGTTCCTGCCCAGGGTGAGGTGGTTATAGAGGCTTCTGTTGATTTGCCAAATGGTGGACCCACTATAAGTGATACAATTACTATTACTATTACTCTTGATGTCGTAAGAATAGAACTATTAGCTAATCCTGATAGTATAGATGCTGATGGAATAAGTATTTCTACTGTTACTGCGGCATTAGTCAATTCAGGTGGTGTAACCGTCGAGGATGCGCCAAACGATATAACCTTTAACATTTCGGGGGAAGGAATTTTTGTCGATTCAGGAGGAACACCTTTAGGCAGTACAACAGTACCTATGACGCCTTCTGAAGGCACTGCGACAATATATGTTCAGTCTATCCTTGATACACCCGGTATTGCTACAGTCACAGCTACATCTGAAGGTTTATTAAGTGATACCGTGAATATAGTTACAACCGGTGATGCAACTTCTATTTCTGTTTCCGTAGATCCTGATTTAATCTATATCGATGATACGGATGGGGCAACGGTCACTGTAGAAATTCAGGATGTAAATGGAAATCCGATTGAATTTACTGGAGCAATAAATATTGCAACTTCTGATGGTACCGGAAACTTCATACCAAATATTTTGAATTTTGCTGGCACATCTTCAGCATCTACCACTTTTTCTTCTGCTTCTATAGGAATAGTTACTATTACGGCAAGTGGAGGAGGTTTGACAGATGGAAGTGTAATCATAGAAGTTAAAGCTCCGTTAATTGCTGATACGATTAGTTTAAGTGCTATTCCAAAAAACATTCTTGCGGGTGGAATGGGTGTTTCTGAAATTACAGCCACTATCAAACAGGGGTCCACTGTCATTGCTAATTATAGTAATTCGATAACTTTTAAAATAGTTACAGATACTTCAAATTTACACGATGCACTACTTTCTTTTAATTCCAATACTTATCCCACTAATATTCCTCTAACTATTGATGGAGTTGATTATGGTAGTGATGGGAAAGTTGAGGAGGTATATTTAACGCCGGCAAGTAATGTAGGTATATGTACTATTGAAGTTTCTACTACTAATTCTTCTGGTACTCTTATTAATAATACTGTACAAGTAGGATTTTATTCAAGCGAACATCATATTAAACTAAACGCGGTCCCATCGAAAATGTTGGTAAATGGTGACAATTGTACTGTCACTGCCACAGTAGTTGATGAAGGTGGAACCCCAATTA
Proteins encoded in this window:
- a CDS encoding prepilin-type N-terminal cleavage/methylation domain-containing protein — translated: MLITYYSLLITIFLYSMLYTFFIIGGDFMLNKNRKLSKKGFSLIELMVAVIILAIAVLGIFLAFSNAWMGMANARDRTVATNYAREAMEDVKNMDFEMITNENLGMAESVGAKYTRVIIVNTESDNLKKINTRVFWTNRQGQYVSVEPSMYINRTIFNPGAATHLNLYADPYYTVLPSAGTSNIIAVIKDSNGNTKIDWDGGDIQFTVLGSGYSDFDKGAIGSDLGYLGSGFDDISVTTNEGRAEVIFAASGFEISEGVPAQGEVVIEASVDLPNGGPTISDTITITITLDVVRIELLANPDSIDADGISISTVTAALVNSGGVTVEDAPNDITFNISGEGIFVDSGGTPLGSTTVPMTPSEGTATIYVQSILDTPGIATVTATSEGLLSDTVNIVTTGDATSISVSVDPDLIYIDDTDGATVTVEIQDVNGNPIEFTGAINIATSDGTGNFIPNILNFAGTSSASTTFSSASIGIVTITASGGGLTDGSVIIEVKAPLIADTISLSAIPKNILAGGMGVSEITATIKQGSTVIANYSNSITFKIVTDTSNLHDALLSFNSNTYPTNIPLTIDGVDYGSDGKVEEVYLTPASNVGICTIEVSTTNSSGTLINNTVQVGFYSSEHHIKLNAVPSKMLVNGDNCTVTATVVDEGGTPINTYNEDVTFTILVGWPKNAKFAATGTSSLTTTMVNGEISVGLIPQKEAGTVTLKASSFTGMTNISGYLNIPVVTTLLELAPIPNIIYEGNQVSFDIEVQGAGINLAEMQILWSPDDSETLNKIEINPNSTGNPVIYPD